In a single window of the Chondrocystis sp. NIES-4102 genome:
- a CDS encoding extracellular solute-binding protein family 5, producing the protein MGLINSLRIFLSKFLILICITLLLIPITACNPNTLVANSEQPPQVVLSILSDPKTFNPVIASDGTSADVGGMLFDGLTTQNPITGKTEPALAESWTISDDNLEIIYTLRPNLKWSDGQPLTADDVEFTYNQLYLNPEIPTGMRDILKIGQSGTLPKVTKLNDRQIKFAITEPFAPFLEVVGASIFPAHILRPTIEQKDQEGKLLFLSTWTVDTPPEQIIANSAYKIKSYSTSERIVFEANPHYWKKEVLKQNLPHIQQVVWEVVESTDTSLMQFRSGSLDSLGVSPEYFSLLKKEENKGNFTIYNGGEVYSMTFIMFNLNQGKKNGKNVISPIKLRWFNNLNFRQAVSYGIDRDRMIKNVFRGLGKPQISHLSRQSPFYYDGLKGYPYNPEKAKELLIAAGFKYDQQGQLFDQDGNRVSFVLNTNSGNKIREAMGNQIEEDLAKIGIKVNFRTINFNVLVGKTDTTLDWECILLGFSGGNEPNNGFNLWSPDGNVHMFNQPAPGIEGRVIADWEAEIGRLYIEGAKELDLEKRKVIYAQVQQLISEQLPAICLVNPYSLTAVRNKIQGIEYSALGGAFWNLSELKISE; encoded by the coding sequence TTGGGCTTAATTAACTCTCTCCGTATCTTTTTAAGCAAATTCTTAATATTAATTTGCATCACACTATTATTAATACCCATCACCGCTTGTAATCCTAATACTTTAGTAGCTAATTCCGAACAGCCACCCCAAGTTGTTCTATCTATTTTAAGCGATCCTAAAACCTTCAATCCTGTAATAGCAAGTGATGGTACTAGTGCTGATGTCGGTGGAATGCTATTTGATGGTTTAACTACCCAAAACCCCATTACAGGTAAAACCGAACCTGCATTAGCCGAATCATGGACAATTTCAGATGATAATTTAGAAATTATATATACCCTAAGACCCAATCTCAAATGGTCTGACGGTCAACCTCTAACTGCCGATGATGTTGAGTTTACCTACAATCAACTTTATCTTAATCCAGAAATACCTACAGGGATGAGGGATATTTTAAAAATCGGTCAGAGTGGAACATTACCCAAAGTCACAAAACTTAATGATCGACAGATAAAATTCGCCATTACCGAACCTTTTGCGCCATTTTTAGAAGTTGTAGGGGCTTCTATCTTCCCTGCTCATATTTTACGACCAACCATTGAGCAAAAGGATCAAGAAGGTAAATTATTATTTCTTTCCACATGGACAGTAGATACCCCCCCAGAACAAATTATTGCTAACAGTGCTTATAAAATTAAAAGTTATAGTACGTCGGAGAGAATTGTATTTGAAGCTAATCCCCACTATTGGAAAAAAGAAGTTTTAAAGCAAAATTTACCTCATATTCAACAAGTGGTTTGGGAAGTGGTGGAATCGACCGACACATCTTTAATGCAGTTTCGATCAGGTAGTTTAGATTCCCTTGGAGTTTCTCCCGAATACTTTTCTTTGCTCAAAAAAGAGGAAAATAAAGGCAATTTTACCATTTATAACGGTGGGGAGGTCTATAGCATGACTTTTATCATGTTTAACCTCAATCAAGGGAAAAAGAACGGCAAAAATGTTATTAGCCCGATTAAATTACGTTGGTTTAATAATCTCAATTTTCGTCAAGCAGTTTCCTATGGAATAGATCGCGATCGCATGATTAAAAATGTTTTTCGCGGTTTGGGTAAGCCACAAATTTCTCATCTGTCTCGACAGTCTCCTTTTTATTATGATGGTCTAAAAGGGTATCCCTATAATCCTGAAAAAGCTAAGGAGTTATTAATCGCAGCAGGATTTAAATATGATCAGCAAGGTCAATTATTTGATCAAGATGGTAATCGCGTTAGTTTTGTTTTAAATACTAATTCTGGTAATAAAATTCGCGAGGCTATGGGTAATCAGATCGAAGAAGATCTAGCGAAAATTGGCATTAAAGTAAACTTTAGAACAATTAATTTTAATGTTTTAGTCGGTAAAACCGATACTACCCTAGACTGGGAGTGCATTTTATTGGGTTTCTCTGGAGGAAATGAACCAAATAACGGTTTCAATCTTTGGTCGCCCGATGGTAATGTACATATGTTTAATCAACCTGCACCAGGAATTGAAGGGAGAGTCATCGCCGATTGGGAAGCAGAAATTGGTAGGCTTTATATAGAAGGTGCAAAAGAATTAGATCTAGAAAAGCGTAAAGTAATTTATGCCCAGGTACAACAATTAATTTCAGAACAACTACCCGCAATCTGTTTAGTCAATCCCTATTCTCTAACAGCAGTACGTAATAAAATTCAAGGTATTGAATATTCTGCTTTAGGTGGTGCGTTTTGGAATCTCAGTGAGTTGAAGATTAGCGAGTAA